The Streptomyces sp. NBC_00162 genome window below encodes:
- a CDS encoding dihydrofolate reductase family protein: MRKIIAGLFISLDGVVEAPDQWHFPYFNDEMGAAVDATLGSVDTMLFGRKTYDSFAGAWPEREAAGGEDAAFAKILGDARKIVASNRPLDFSWRNSERLEGDLVEAVTALKAEPGPGPIGMSGSVSVVRQLLAAGLLDELHLLLHPIAVRKGMRLFDEGEAPVPLTLISSETFRTGVLNLHYAPAERVGQGTYEDAKTHLRRQPEG; this comes from the coding sequence ATGAGGAAGATCATCGCAGGGCTGTTCATTTCGCTCGACGGCGTCGTCGAGGCACCCGACCAGTGGCATTTCCCCTACTTCAACGACGAGATGGGGGCGGCCGTCGACGCCACCCTCGGCTCGGTCGACACCATGCTGTTCGGCCGCAAGACGTACGACAGCTTCGCGGGGGCCTGGCCCGAGCGGGAGGCCGCGGGCGGGGAGGACGCCGCCTTCGCCAAGATCCTCGGCGACGCCCGCAAGATCGTCGCGTCGAACCGGCCCCTCGACTTCTCCTGGCGGAACTCCGAGCGGCTCGAGGGCGATCTCGTCGAGGCGGTGACCGCGCTCAAGGCCGAACCGGGCCCGGGGCCCATCGGAATGAGCGGCTCGGTCTCCGTCGTGCGTCAGCTGCTGGCGGCGGGACTGCTGGACGAGCTGCACCTGCTGCTGCACCCGATCGCCGTCCGCAAGGGCATGCGGCTGTTCGACGAGGGCGAGGCTCCGGTCCCGCTGACGCTGATCTCCTCGGAGACCTTCCGGACGGGCGTGCTGAACCTCCACTACGCCCCCGCGGAGCGGGTCGGCCAGGGAACGTACGAGGACGCCAAGACCCACCTGCGGCGGCAGCCCGAAGGCTGA
- a CDS encoding FAD-binding oxidoreductase, which yields MGKPSIDQLRERARGAVVTPQDDGYDEARAVNNAMIDRRPAAVVRCANAGDVMATVDFARENGLDLAVRGGGHSVPGFGTCDDGVVADLSAMRSVRVDPVRRTARAEGGATWGDFNAATHAFGLAATGGIISTTGVGGLTLGGGIGYLARGLGLSCDNLLSADVVTADGRLLIASEEENPDLFWALRGGGGNFGAVTSFEFRLSPVKDIYGGPILYELEDARTVLRAFRELIADAPEQLGGFPAFQIAPPLPFIPEDRHGEPFVLIVSCWAGPLDEGERALQPFHDIAPVVAEHVGPMPYPALNSAFDALVPPGLQHYWKANFVTELSDDAIEAHLVHAPRLPAVNSTVHIYPINGACHRVAQDATAFAYRDATFATVIAGMWPDPADNEANIAWVRDYYEATAPHSEEGGYINFMADDDQGRIRSNYKGNYDRLAAVKRAYDPGNLFHLNQNIKP from the coding sequence ATGGGCAAGCCCTCGATCGATCAGTTGCGGGAACGGGCACGCGGGGCGGTCGTCACCCCGCAGGACGACGGTTACGACGAGGCGCGCGCGGTCAACAACGCCATGATCGACAGGAGGCCGGCGGCCGTCGTGCGCTGCGCCAACGCGGGCGATGTGATGGCCACGGTCGACTTCGCCCGCGAGAACGGGCTCGACCTGGCGGTCCGCGGCGGCGGGCACAGCGTGCCGGGCTTCGGTACCTGCGACGACGGCGTCGTGGCCGATCTCTCCGCGATGCGTTCCGTCCGTGTCGATCCCGTCCGCCGGACGGCCCGTGCGGAGGGCGGAGCGACCTGGGGCGACTTCAACGCGGCGACGCACGCCTTCGGTCTGGCCGCGACCGGCGGGATCATCTCCACCACCGGTGTCGGCGGTCTCACCCTCGGCGGCGGCATCGGCTACCTCGCCCGCGGACTCGGCCTGAGCTGCGACAACCTGCTGTCGGCCGATGTGGTGACCGCGGACGGCCGGCTGCTCATCGCGAGCGAGGAGGAGAACCCGGACCTGTTCTGGGCCCTTCGCGGCGGGGGCGGCAACTTCGGCGCGGTGACCTCCTTCGAGTTCCGGCTCAGCCCCGTGAAGGACATCTACGGCGGGCCGATCCTGTACGAACTGGAGGACGCGCGCACCGTCCTGCGCGCCTTCCGCGAACTGATCGCCGACGCGCCGGAGCAGCTCGGCGGCTTCCCTGCCTTCCAGATCGCACCGCCGCTCCCCTTCATCCCCGAGGACCGGCACGGCGAGCCCTTCGTCCTGATCGTGTCGTGCTGGGCCGGACCGCTCGACGAGGGAGAGCGCGCCCTCCAGCCCTTCCACGACATCGCACCGGTGGTCGCCGAACACGTCGGCCCGATGCCGTACCCCGCGCTCAACAGCGCCTTCGACGCGCTCGTACCGCCGGGCCTCCAGCACTACTGGAAGGCCAACTTCGTGACCGAGCTCAGCGACGACGCGATCGAAGCGCATCTGGTGCACGCGCCGCGGCTGCCCGCCGTGAACTCGACCGTGCACATCTATCCCATCAACGGCGCCTGCCACCGCGTCGCACAGGACGCGACGGCCTTCGCCTACCGCGATGCCACGTTCGCCACCGTCATCGCCGGGATGTGGCCCGACCCCGCCGACAACGAAGCCAACATCGCGTGGGTCCGGGACTACTACGAGGCGACCGCCCCGCACTCCGAGGAGGGCGGCTACATCAACTTCATGGCCGACGACGACCAGGGCCGGATCAGGTCCAACTACAAGGGCAACTACGACCGGTTGGCGGCAGTCAAGCGGGCGTACGACCCGGGCAACCTGTTCCACCTCAACCAGAACATCAAGCCCTGA
- a CDS encoding VOC family protein, with protein MNWTLEVVPVPVTDMDQSKEFYADKVGFNVDLDDEVAPGVRIIQMTPPGSRCSIAMLHGMPAAPGTKVTAPGTLQGLQICVTDIEAARGELVDRGVDVSPIRHVGATGWEDGKGGTWNSFMTFEDPDGNGWVVQEAPSELSER; from the coding sequence GTGAACTGGACACTCGAAGTCGTCCCGGTCCCTGTCACCGACATGGACCAGTCGAAGGAGTTCTACGCCGACAAGGTCGGCTTCAACGTCGACCTGGACGACGAGGTGGCCCCCGGTGTGCGCATCATCCAGATGACCCCGCCCGGCTCCCGGTGTTCGATCGCGATGCTCCACGGGATGCCCGCGGCGCCCGGTACGAAGGTGACGGCACCCGGGACGCTCCAGGGGCTCCAGATCTGCGTCACGGACATCGAGGCGGCCCGAGGGGAGCTGGTGGACCGGGGTGTGGACGTCTCCCCGATCCGCCATGTCGGCGCCACGGGCTGGGAGGACGGCAAGGGCGGGACCTGGAACTCGTTCATGACGTTCGAGGACCCGGACGGCAACGGCTGGGTGGTCCAGGAGGCCCCGTCGGAACTGTCGGAGCGCTGA
- a CDS encoding DinB family protein, whose product MTTTPRSRAEIFAGPEEDGRFRGPATGEERGMLAGFLADQRATLELKCTGLEADLSRRSVEPSTLSLLGLVRHLADVERRWFRQVLAQQDVALRFSSPTDPDGDFDGADSGPEAVREGWAAWRAEVEFADRFVAEAPDLDVEGHDEWRGTVSLRWVLIHMVEEYARHNGHADLLRERIDGAIGI is encoded by the coding sequence ATGACGACGACACCGCGCAGCAGAGCCGAGATATTCGCAGGGCCCGAGGAGGACGGCAGGTTCCGCGGCCCCGCGACCGGTGAGGAGCGGGGCATGCTGGCCGGCTTCCTCGCGGACCAGCGCGCGACCCTGGAGCTGAAGTGCACGGGCCTGGAAGCGGACCTGTCCCGGAGGTCCGTGGAGCCGTCGACGCTGTCGCTGCTGGGCCTGGTGCGGCACCTCGCCGACGTCGAGCGCCGCTGGTTCCGTCAGGTGCTGGCACAGCAGGACGTCGCCCTCCGGTTCTCCTCGCCGACCGATCCCGACGGGGACTTCGACGGTGCGGATTCCGGCCCCGAGGCCGTCCGGGAGGGCTGGGCGGCCTGGCGTGCCGAAGTGGAGTTCGCGGACCGGTTCGTCGCCGAGGCCCCCGACCTCGACGTCGAGGGCCACGACGAGTGGCGCGGGACGGTGTCGCTGCGCTGGGTCCTCATCCACATGGTCGAGGAGTACGCCCGGCACAACGGACACGCGGACCTGCTGCGCGAGCGCATCGACGGCGCGATCGGCATCTAG
- a CDS encoding alpha/beta family hydrolase: MFFAHREDAGRRLAAVLGHLKQEDPVVLGLPRGGVPVAFEVARALGAPLDVIVVRKLGVPYHRELGFGAIGEGGVRVISEEIVRSSGVAAKDLAAVEHAEEAELVRQADKFRAGRPRLRLDGRTVIVVDDGIATGATAAAACQVVRAMGAAHVVLAAPVAPPDAVGWLRTAADEVVCLSTPRGFSAVGQWYQDFSQTPDEEVVSLLQQAARAERTAQAQAEVQAEVQAEVEVDAGGVTLAGDLTLPSGAGAVVVFAHGSGSSRHSPRNRSVAAALRQAGLGTLLFDLLTPAEEAHRANVFDIETLARRLTDATHWLRRRESLPVGYFGASTGAAAALWAAASADTGVGAVVSRGGRPDLAGARLAGVRAPTLLIVGGRDTTVLGLNREAQAQLRCENRLDVVPGATHLFEEPGALEEVAGLARDWFTRYLTEPDR, from the coding sequence GTGTTCTTCGCCCACCGCGAGGACGCCGGACGGCGCCTCGCCGCGGTCCTCGGGCACCTGAAGCAGGAGGATCCCGTCGTCCTCGGCCTGCCGCGCGGCGGGGTCCCCGTCGCCTTCGAGGTGGCGCGGGCACTCGGCGCCCCCCTCGACGTGATCGTGGTCCGCAAGCTCGGGGTTCCCTACCACCGCGAGCTGGGTTTCGGTGCCATCGGCGAGGGCGGGGTACGGGTGATCAGCGAGGAGATCGTGCGCAGCAGCGGGGTCGCGGCGAAGGATCTCGCGGCGGTCGAGCACGCCGAGGAGGCGGAGCTCGTACGGCAGGCGGATAAGTTCCGTGCCGGCCGCCCACGGCTGCGGCTCGACGGCCGGACGGTGATCGTGGTCGACGACGGGATCGCGACCGGAGCCACGGCAGCCGCCGCCTGCCAGGTCGTACGGGCAATGGGGGCGGCGCACGTGGTGCTGGCGGCGCCGGTGGCGCCACCGGACGCGGTCGGCTGGCTGCGCACCGCAGCCGACGAGGTGGTCTGTCTGTCCACGCCCCGTGGTTTCTCGGCCGTCGGCCAGTGGTACCAGGACTTCTCCCAGACCCCCGACGAGGAGGTCGTCTCGCTGCTGCAACAGGCCGCCCGAGCCGAGAGGACGGCGCAGGCCCAGGCGGAAGTACAGGCGGAAGTGCAGGCGGAAGTGGAGGTGGACGCGGGCGGCGTCACGCTGGCCGGTGACCTCACCCTGCCCTCGGGCGCCGGGGCGGTGGTGGTGTTCGCGCACGGCTCCGGCAGCAGCCGCCACAGCCCGCGCAACCGGTCGGTGGCCGCCGCCCTCCGGCAGGCGGGTCTGGGCACCCTCCTCTTCGACCTGCTCACACCGGCCGAGGAGGCCCACCGGGCGAACGTCTTCGACATCGAGACGCTCGCCCGACGGCTGACGGACGCGACCCACTGGCTGCGGCGCCGGGAGTCCCTTCCCGTCGGCTATTTCGGAGCGAGCACCGGAGCGGCGGCGGCGCTGTGGGCCGCCGCGTCCGCCGACACCGGCGTGGGCGCCGTGGTCTCCCGCGGCGGCCGCCCCGACCTCGCCGGGGCTCGGCTCGCCGGCGTACGGGCACCGACCCTGCTCATCGTGGGCGGCCGCGACACGACGGTCCTCGGCCTCAACCGGGAGGCCCAGGCACAGCTGCGCTGCGAGAACCGCCTCGACGTCGTCCCCGGCGCCACGCACCTCTTCGAGGAGCCGGGAGCCCTGGAGGAGGTCGCCGGCCTCGCCCGCGACTGGTTCACGCGCTACCTGACGGAACCAGACCGGTAG
- a CDS encoding RICIN domain-containing protein, whose protein sequence is MSSSPATVPERTTSCLRLLAAALATCCVALGIMASPLAAAPANAAAQARADQSSGSALEGVNFTSVSNGRRLDVQNGSRDDNAYVVTNSAPGFHQSWNLAVDPADFSFAIVNGTTGKCIDLSWPALRQQTCRGQKSQKWYFQPVAGSTTAFMIRNASDNSCLDLIASAQYDDAWTGQSRCHAGANQRWTTNSTAAWNLAVDHGAKVCQRDPASCSWAVKSEAPAAPLPKVCASAVWYNNSASPVSQSFSVNKTTGWQSSIGTELSSSLSGGTAGALQTEVGVALSFQNVWSGSTSVGDAIQVSVPAAHYGWVTLSVLARKVTGNWTFDAQGFPWKADDTITVPVKDDPSGGATLYIANTSPTFTSCA, encoded by the coding sequence ATGAGCTCATCCCCGGCCACCGTGCCGGAACGCACCACGTCCTGCCTGCGCTTACTCGCCGCCGCCCTGGCGACCTGCTGCGTCGCCCTCGGCATCATGGCCTCGCCGCTCGCGGCGGCCCCGGCGAACGCGGCTGCCCAGGCGAGGGCGGACCAGAGCAGCGGCTCCGCCCTCGAGGGCGTGAACTTCACCTCCGTAAGCAACGGCCGCCGCCTCGACGTGCAGAACGGCTCGCGTGACGACAACGCGTACGTCGTCACCAACTCCGCGCCCGGCTTCCACCAGTCCTGGAACCTGGCCGTCGACCCGGCCGACTTCAGCTTCGCCATCGTCAACGGCACCACCGGCAAGTGCATCGACCTCAGCTGGCCCGCGCTGCGGCAGCAGACCTGCCGCGGGCAGAAGAGCCAGAAGTGGTACTTCCAGCCGGTGGCGGGCTCCACCACCGCGTTCATGATCCGCAACGCGAGCGACAACTCCTGCCTCGACCTCATCGCCAGCGCCCAGTACGACGACGCATGGACGGGTCAGTCCCGCTGCCACGCCGGTGCGAACCAGCGCTGGACCACGAACTCGACGGCCGCCTGGAACCTGGCCGTGGACCACGGCGCCAAGGTCTGCCAGCGGGACCCCGCCAGCTGCTCCTGGGCCGTGAAGAGCGAGGCCCCCGCGGCTCCCCTGCCAAAGGTCTGCGCGTCTGCCGTCTGGTACAACAACTCCGCTTCCCCGGTCAGCCAGTCCTTCTCCGTGAACAAGACCACAGGCTGGCAGAGCAGCATCGGGACGGAACTGTCCTCGAGCCTCAGCGGCGGTACCGCCGGAGCCCTGCAGACGGAGGTCGGCGTCGCCCTGTCGTTCCAGAACGTGTGGAGCGGCTCGACGAGCGTCGGTGACGCCATCCAGGTGTCCGTTCCCGCCGCACACTACGGATGGGTGACCCTCTCCGTGCTCGCGCGGAAGGTGACGGGCAACTGGACCTTCGACGCACAGGGGTTCCCCTGGAAGGCCGACGACACCATCACCGTCCCGGTCAAGGACGACCCGAGCGGCGGCGCCACCCTCTACATCGCGAACACCAGCCCGACCTTCACCTCCTGCGCCTGA
- a CDS encoding alpha/beta hydrolase, translating to MANNLVRTRSTRTSLSARLLRAKAVVGVLAATVLLLCTPPAHADDPAPPAMTDGFGLTQTASVTGTGTNFVLTVTTPQVAGEHRIRILLPGDYAANPAKRYPVLYFLHGASDDPANPALAYPALTASQSMITVIPDGGRRGWYANWLDQKTAAGAQNWENFHINQVIPFIEANLRTLTGKQGRAVAGISMGGFGALHYAQRHPGLFSQVATFSGANELSRNHAVTRAAVVATLTNIGAPLCGSSSGPSCALDFGPSVSSDALFGTPYPFFDADWRWNAADPIAHMAALKGMGIAVYTGNGNGNPSDGEFWVQSAAQHTKERLDALGFPHHYVNYGNGAGWGANCNGGHNSGCWSQDLVDWVPRLEAAFAAAPAA from the coding sequence ATGGCCAACAACCTCGTTCGCACCCGCTCGACGAGAACGTCCCTGTCCGCCCGCCTCCTGCGCGCGAAGGCGGTGGTCGGCGTCCTGGCCGCCACCGTGCTCCTGCTGTGCACACCGCCCGCTCACGCGGACGACCCGGCGCCGCCCGCCATGACCGACGGGTTCGGACTCACCCAGACCGCCTCTGTGACCGGCACCGGCACCAACTTCGTACTCACCGTCACCACGCCCCAGGTCGCCGGCGAGCACCGCATCCGGATCCTGCTGCCCGGCGACTACGCCGCCAACCCGGCCAAGCGCTACCCGGTCCTCTACTTCCTGCACGGCGCGTCCGACGACCCAGCGAACCCCGCCCTCGCCTACCCCGCGCTCACCGCCTCCCAGTCGATGATTACGGTCATCCCGGACGGGGGCCGCCGGGGCTGGTACGCCAACTGGCTCGACCAGAAGACCGCCGCGGGGGCGCAGAACTGGGAGAACTTCCACATCAACCAGGTGATCCCCTTCATCGAGGCCAACCTGCGCACCCTCACCGGCAAGCAGGGACGGGCCGTCGCGGGCATCTCCATGGGCGGATTCGGCGCACTGCACTACGCCCAGCGCCACCCCGGCCTGTTCAGCCAGGTCGCCACCTTCTCCGGTGCCAACGAACTGTCCAGGAACCACGCGGTCACCCGCGCAGCCGTCGTCGCCACCCTGACCAACATCGGTGCCCCGCTGTGCGGTTCCAGCTCCGGCCCCTCCTGCGCCCTCGACTTCGGGCCCTCGGTCTCCAGCGACGCGCTCTTCGGCACGCCCTATCCGTTCTTCGACGCCGACTGGCGCTGGAACGCCGCGGATCCCATCGCGCACATGGCCGCGCTGAAGGGCATGGGCATCGCCGTCTACACCGGAAACGGGAACGGCAACCCGTCCGACGGCGAGTTCTGGGTCCAGTCGGCGGCGCAGCACACCAAGGAGCGGCTGGACGCCCTCGGATTCCCGCACCACTACGTGAACTACGGCAACGGCGCCGGCTGGGGCGCGAACTGCAACGGCGGCCACAACAGCGGCTGCTGGAGCCAGGACCTCGTGGACTGGGTCCCGCGTCTGGAGGCGGCGTTCGCCGCCGCCCCCGCGGCCTGA
- a CDS encoding DUF6131 family protein: MIVLGVILLVIGYFAGISILWTLGIILVVIGLILWILGAVGHAVGGRKHYY; this comes from the coding sequence ATGATCGTCCTTGGAGTCATCCTGCTGGTCATCGGCTACTTCGCCGGCATCTCCATCCTGTGGACGCTCGGGATCATCCTCGTCGTCATCGGCCTGATCCTGTGGATCCTGGGCGCCGTCGGACACGCGGTCGGCGGACGCAAGCACTACTACTGA
- a CDS encoding flavin reductase family protein gives MPELDAFTHVLDGPMYVVTAAAGGQRAGCLVGFASQCSIHPPRFVVWLSTANHTYRVAREASYLTVHALRRDQLPLAELFGGRTGDRVDKFARAGWRPGEEGSPVLTEVDTWFTGRVEGQIEGGDHVGFLLAPARESPPAEGPPPALLRYGDVRGLKPGHPA, from the coding sequence GTGCCGGAGCTGGACGCCTTCACCCACGTACTGGACGGCCCGATGTACGTGGTCACTGCCGCGGCCGGGGGACAGCGGGCGGGCTGCCTGGTGGGCTTCGCCTCGCAGTGCTCCATCCACCCGCCGCGCTTCGTCGTCTGGCTGTCCACGGCCAACCACACGTACCGGGTCGCGCGCGAGGCCTCGTACCTCACGGTCCACGCGCTGCGCCGGGACCAGCTGCCGCTGGCCGAGCTCTTCGGGGGCCGGACCGGCGACCGCGTGGACAAGTTCGCGCGGGCGGGCTGGCGGCCGGGCGAGGAGGGCAGCCCCGTCCTCACGGAGGTGGACACCTGGTTCACCGGCCGTGTCGAGGGGCAGATCGAGGGCGGAGACCACGTGGGCTTCCTGCTGGCGCCCGCCCGGGAAAGCCCGCCCGCCGAGGGCCCGCCGCCCGCCCTGCTCAGGTACGGCGACGTGCGCGGGCTGAAGCCCGGCCACCCCGCGTAG
- a CDS encoding potassium channel family protein gives MVVCGDDGLARRLAAELGEVYGERVTLVVPPTSEPPLAVGSPPRRGRWGRIPSARAPRVPAAERPADEPRIVDAAEPDEEVLASVVAGAAALALVYEDDDRNVRAALVARRLNPRLRLVIRLYNRKLGQHLEDLLDQAAIVAEPGIDPRERDSATTVLSDADTAAPALAASAVAGTSKVVQADGLLLRAVERTPRGRGETADPGLCTLALLSATSTDPAGSDSSVLGGERGLQLLPDDRAVAAATGRGIVALETVTHAGPAQVATPRLSAASLPVASLFSRRLRWSLAGIVAAVTALAVASWLTTGDHPLHAAYVTLLDIFAINDPAVGAPTQRQVLQILAGFVGLLLLPVLVAAALEALGAFRTATVLRRPPRGLSGHVVLLGLGKIGTRVLARLRELEIPVVCVESDPRARGLALARRLRVPVVVGDVTDEGVLEAARVHRAHALLALTSSDTTNLEAALYARGVKPDLRVVMRLYEDDFATAVYRTLRAAHPGALTRSRSVTHLAAPAFAGAMMGRQILGAIAVERRVLLFAVVDVAGHPRLEGRTVTESFRPGAWRVVALDTASPADRRPDLASAPREGTAPGPGLVWQPHPGYVLKPEDRVVLAATRRGLAELLGRTGAAAPHP, from the coding sequence ATGGTGGTGTGCGGTGACGACGGGCTGGCCCGCAGGCTGGCCGCCGAACTCGGGGAGGTGTACGGGGAACGCGTCACGCTGGTCGTGCCGCCGACGAGCGAGCCACCGCTCGCGGTGGGCTCCCCGCCGCGGCGGGGGCGCTGGGGGCGCATCCCGTCGGCCAGAGCGCCCCGAGTCCCGGCGGCGGAGCGGCCGGCGGACGAGCCGCGGATCGTGGACGCGGCGGAGCCGGACGAGGAGGTACTGGCCTCCGTGGTGGCCGGAGCCGCCGCGCTCGCGCTCGTGTACGAGGACGACGACCGCAACGTACGGGCCGCCCTGGTGGCCCGGCGGCTCAACCCCAGGCTGCGGCTGGTGATCCGGCTCTACAACCGCAAGCTCGGCCAGCACCTGGAGGACCTCCTGGACCAGGCGGCGATCGTCGCCGAACCGGGAATCGACCCGCGGGAGCGGGACTCCGCCACGACCGTGCTGTCCGACGCCGACACGGCCGCGCCCGCGCTGGCCGCGAGCGCGGTCGCCGGCACGAGCAAGGTGGTCCAGGCGGACGGTCTGCTGCTGCGCGCGGTGGAACGTACGCCCCGGGGACGGGGCGAGACGGCCGATCCCGGGCTGTGCACCCTCGCGCTGCTGTCCGCGACGTCCACCGACCCGGCCGGCAGCGACAGTTCCGTACTCGGCGGCGAACGCGGGCTCCAACTCCTGCCCGACGACCGAGCGGTGGCGGCCGCGACGGGACGGGGCATCGTGGCCCTCGAAACGGTGACCCACGCCGGTCCCGCGCAGGTGGCGACCCCGCGGCTCAGCGCCGCCTCACTGCCGGTGGCCTCGCTCTTCTCCCGAAGACTGCGCTGGTCGCTGGCCGGCATCGTGGCCGCCGTCACCGCACTCGCCGTGGCCTCCTGGCTGACCACGGGCGATCACCCGCTGCACGCCGCGTACGTCACGCTGCTCGACATCTTCGCGATCAACGACCCGGCGGTCGGCGCCCCGACACAGCGTCAGGTGCTGCAGATCCTGGCCGGGTTCGTCGGCCTTCTCCTGCTGCCGGTCCTGGTGGCGGCGGCGCTCGAGGCACTGGGGGCCTTCCGTACGGCCACGGTGCTGCGCCGCCCGCCCCGCGGGCTCTCCGGACACGTGGTGCTGCTGGGCCTCGGCAAGATCGGCACCCGCGTGCTGGCGCGGCTGCGGGAGCTGGAGATCCCGGTGGTCTGCGTGGAGTCCGACCCCCGGGCCCGCGGACTGGCACTGGCCCGCCGCCTTCGGGTGCCGGTGGTCGTCGGAGATGTCACCGACGAGGGCGTACTGGAAGCCGCCCGCGTCCACCGGGCACACGCCCTGCTGGCCCTGACCAGCTCCGACACCACCAACCTGGAAGCCGCCCTGTACGCGCGCGGGGTGAAGCCCGACCTCCGGGTCGTGATGCGGCTGTACGAGGACGACTTCGCGACCGCCGTCTACCGCACCCTGCGCGCCGCCCACCCGGGCGCGCTCACCCGCAGCCGGAGCGTCACCCACCTCGCCGCCCCCGCCTTCGCCGGGGCGATGATGGGCCGGCAGATCCTCGGGGCCATAGCGGTGGAACGCCGGGTGCTGCTCTTCGCCGTCGTCGACGTGGCGGGCCACCCGCGGCTCGAGGGCCGGACCGTCACAGAGTCCTTCCGCCCCGGTGCCTGGCGGGTCGTCGCCCTCGACACCGCCTCGCCCGCGGACCGCCGCCCCGACCTGGCCTCCGCACCGCGCGAGGGAACGGCCCCCGGCCCGGGACTGGTCTGGCAGCCGCACCCCGGCTACGTGCTCAAGCCCGAGGACCGCGTCGTCCTGGCCGCCACCCGCCGCGGGCTCGCCGAGCTCCTCGGCCGTACCGGGGCGGCCGCCCCACACCCCTGA
- a CDS encoding NmrA/HSCARG family protein, producing MGEKQTITVFGATGSQGGGLVRAILADPESGFAVRAVTRHSDSPQARELTRLGAEVVQADMDDEASLAAAFEHAYGAYLVTNFWEHMSAEREKAQALALARAASHAGIQHAIWSTLEDTRDCVPLEDTRMPTLQEHYKVPHFDGKAEADHYFTEEGVPTTFLRTTFYWENLLTIAAPRRGEDGVLELVLPMGDRRLSGIAVADIGKTALAVFKRDTDLIAATVSIAGEHLTVADMAAALTETVGEPVRYRPVTADAFRGLGFPGADETGNMFQYYADCADRFTAARDLAAIRDLNPALQDFGTWLAAHRDELRTALT from the coding sequence ATGGGCGAGAAGCAGACCATCACAGTGTTCGGTGCCACCGGCTCGCAGGGCGGCGGCCTGGTGCGGGCGATCCTCGCGGACCCGGAGAGCGGCTTCGCGGTCCGCGCCGTGACCCGCCACTCCGACTCCCCGCAGGCCCGGGAGCTGACCCGGCTCGGGGCGGAGGTGGTCCAGGCCGACATGGACGACGAGGCGAGCCTGGCGGCCGCCTTCGAGCACGCGTACGGGGCCTACCTGGTCACCAACTTCTGGGAGCACATGTCCGCCGAGCGCGAGAAGGCCCAGGCGCTTGCCCTCGCCCGCGCCGCCTCCCATGCCGGGATCCAGCACGCGATCTGGTCCACGCTGGAGGACACGCGCGACTGCGTCCCGCTCGAGGACACGCGGATGCCCACGCTCCAGGAGCACTACAAGGTGCCGCACTTCGACGGCAAGGCGGAGGCCGACCACTACTTCACCGAGGAGGGCGTGCCCACCACCTTCCTGCGGACCACGTTCTACTGGGAGAACCTGCTCACCATCGCCGCCCCGCGGCGCGGCGAGGACGGCGTCCTCGAGCTGGTCCTCCCGATGGGCGACAGAAGGCTCTCGGGCATCGCCGTGGCGGACATCGGCAAGACCGCCCTGGCCGTCTTCAAGCGCGACACCGACCTCATCGCCGCGACCGTCAGCATCGCCGGCGAGCACCTCACGGTCGCCGACATGGCCGCGGCCCTCACCGAGACCGTCGGCGAACCCGTGCGCTACCGCCCCGTGACCGCGGACGCCTTCCGCGGTCTGGGCTTCCCGGGCGCCGACGAGACCGGGAACATGTTCCAGTACTACGCCGACTGCGCGGACCGTTTCACCGCCGCCCGGGACCTCGCCGCCATCCGCGACCTCAATCCCGCCCTCCAGGACTTCGGGACCTGGCTCGCCGCCCACCGCGACGAGCTGCGCACCGCCTTGACGTGA